The genomic interval AGTTGCCATAGAGAGGGGCCTCGTGCTCGGCTGccctgggagcaggggagggcCAGCTGCGGCTGCTGCctctccacccaccctccccctcgCCCACACGAGGCTCAGGGCCCACAGAGGGGAGGACCACATGGCCTCAGCCCCCTTAGGGCTGAGACAAGGGCCAGGCAGTGGAGCGAGGAACCCGGCTAGTGCCAGGGCCGGAGGAGCCCGCACAGAGGTGGGTACTGTTCACAAGCGCCGGCAGCGGCTCTGGGCCACCAACGATCCGGCTGTGAGTGCACACCTGGCCCCCTCGAGCCGCCACATGTCTCCAACACTTGGGAGGGGTAACAGGCCATAGAGAAAAAGGGCTGGGCTGAGCCTGGAGGGGGACGCCAGCGCGGGGAGCGCTCGGGGCCAGCTGAGCCCTGTGCTCGCTGCACCCGGTGTGAGAGGCCGTGGTGGCCCTGCCGGGGGCCTGGCCCTCTAGCTGCCTTTGCCTCCTGGCTCTGGTCCAGGAGGCCTCTGCTGTCCCAGGGGCAGCGTGGTTTGCAGAGGTCAAAGGTGCATGTGGCCCTGGCACATCACGAGACCAGAAGGAGCTGCTGGGGAGACCAGTGCCTGGTGGGGAAGGCTGGTGGCCTCTGGCGGGTCAATGGCACGCTTCTCTGGCTCTGTCCCAAGTCCCCACGGCACGGTTCCTGGAACTATGTCCTCCACCGGGTCGGGAGCAGGAGGCAGAGTGGGGACCTGCTCTGCTGGAGCTCCCTGTGGTCCCGCCACTGAAGGGGTGGGGGCTGCTGGGCCAGTGCCAGCCCTGATGGCCACTCAAGTCCCCCGAAtcctgctccctgcccccaccctgggaCCCATGATGAGTGAtatctgggcctcagtgtcctcatctgcaaagctGGCTGGTTAAGGGCACTAAAGGGTACGTCAGGTCCCTTCCTAATCTAAGCCGGGTATCATccacctcttgcatctcccacctgTAACCACGTCCTTTGCACAAATGCCACCCCCTCTGTCACCAGCAGGTGACGGTCAGTTTTGCCGCAGACCCAGGCAGCACCATTTCCTGACACAGTGCCGTTCATCGTTACCACTGAAACGCGCTCCCTTTTTGGGCTGAATGACAAAGCACACTACCTGTAGGACAGCCTGGAGCAGCGCCCCTCCTCGGGCACACTGCACACACACGTTAAGGCCTGCGGCTGCACCCAGCAGGGGCACGGCAGGTATACAACAGGCGCACGGCAGGTATACAACAGGCGCACGGCAGGCCTGCTGACAGCTTCACCAGGAAAGGGCAGCGAGCGGGCCGCTGAGGGTGCTCCCGGGAGAACACTGACACCTCACAGCTGCCTCGTCCTCCCCTTCTGAAGGACCCCCCCACCATGCAGAGGCCATGGGTCCATCAGCAGGTGCGCTGGGCTGAGGCTGGGTGGCAGGTTGACAGCAGGGTGCTGGGGTCCCACCTGCCAGGTACTGAAGGGGGGGGGCTTCAGGGGCTGCCTTGTGGGGTGGGCGCCCAGGCGGGCCATGGCTGAGTTCCTCATCTTTCTTTACCCTGGGAAGAGGCCACGAGCCAGGCGGAGAAGGAAGTGGCTCCCCAAAGGGCgggtggggcagggcagcctGCCTTGGCCCCAGGCAGCAGGTGTGGCTCGAGGAGGGCCCATGGCTGCGTGAGCTTGGACTGTGACCTGTCCTCCCACCTGTGATGGGGACCCTGGGCATGGCTGCCGCCCCACAGGACCCACCAGGTGACGCGTGACTGGGCTGTGCTCTGGCCTCCTGTGCTGCCTGGACAGCCCCGCATGGGGACAGTGAAGGCCCCCTGGTGTCTGCAGGACTGCAAGGGGGGATGGGCCCTAGGCAGGCCAAGGACCCATTAAATCCTCCTGGGACGAGGGCCCGGAATCGTCACCAAGGCtgagcacagctcctgggatCTGCTGGTTGCCATGGTCCACAGACTCCTGGAATCTGCCCCCTGCCCAGGGGCTGCCCTGCACGTGCCGCAGCCCTCCATGCCCTCTGCGCCCAGGGGCCTTGACGTCACCCTTGGGAACGCGCTGACGCGTCACCCTTGGGAACACGCTTGACCAGCGGGcaagtgggggtggggcagggactcCTCTACCAGGTGCAGGgagtggcaggggtggggtgggaggaagccaCAGGCGCTGAGCGGGGAGGAGCTCCGAGGAGCCGTGTCCAGAGCCTGGCACCAGGCCCCGGGAGCCTCTGGTTTCTCCTGGCCGCCTGGCCTCTGCCAGGGCCCTTGGAAAGGAGAAGACAGGGTGGCAGCCCAGTCCCAGCCCCTCTGCAGTGCTTGCCTCCCCCAAGCACGGAGAGGCGGGCTGGGCTTTCCCCAGGTGGCAGTCAGACCACCTCGTGCGCCGGCGGCGGTAGGACTCATGGCTGGTATTGTCTCTGCTCAGCAGAGTTTGTTCTTCATCGAGACACTGCTGGTAGAGCATGAAAGGTCAGAACCACTTGGAATCCAGTGAATTTCCAGCCTTGCTTGAGTTTCTCATCAAGAATCTCCTTTTCTGGTGAACAACCACCTCCCCAGGCCTGCCGAGTCCAGGTGGTGGGCAGGCAGGGGGCGCGGGCCTGGCCGCTGGCCTCTCCCCTCAGGAAATACTGTGATGGCCCCAGAGCCTAGCTGCTTTCAGGAGGAGGACGTACGGGCCTCACAGAGAAACCTCCGCAGGGGCCGCCCGTCCACCCAGTCATCGACGTGACCCAGCCAGGCGGCTACCTGCTCGCACACAACGGGGCCACTGTAATGAGCAACGGTGATGGAGGGGTGTGCGGGCACTGGGCGGGGGTGACGCCTGACATAAGACCTGGAGGACAGGGCAAGCGGGCAAGGGACGAGGGGCAGGGGACAGGGTGGCCACGTGCTAAAGGCTGGAGAGCTCGGAGCACGTGGGAGTGAGCCGAGCCTGCGAGGCCagagcagagaggagaagggCTGTGGGCCGCGGCGACAGTGGGCGGAGCTGGGAGGGCCTCAGGCAGaagccctggcctggggcccATCTTTGAGGACACTTGGGCCACTTGGGCCGCCAACCCGTCACAGGCTCTGAGCAGGAAGGGCAGCCACATGCCTCCATGAAACACGGGACCCATGCGGGGACCAGGCTCCTTGCCCCCATGACCCGGCACACCTGTGGGCGCAGACACGGCAGGCAGGATGTGCCAGCAGACAGTCTGGGAGCCCACCCAGCACCGAGGGAATTCACCACGCCCGTCCTGGAGATGACAGATGTGGCCCCCAGAGGCCTCCGAGCACAGGCCACCACCGGCCTCAGGACACAGCCGAAAACAGGCAGGCACCCGGAGAGCGAGACGGCTGGAGCCCAGGTGGCTGCAGACCTGCCCAGGCACCCCGCTTCGCCTCAGGGCCTGGTCGGCCCCAAGCCCTCTGCCCACGGTGATGCCTCATCGAGCAGCCTGACCTCGCTCCTCCGCTGCCCAGACCACACGTGGCCCTCAAGTGGGGGCGGGAGGAAGAGGGACAAGACTCTGGGGGACAGTGTTGGGAGCAAGACGGGCTGGCCCACAGGGAGCTGCAGACTGTCCAGGCCCATGCTACTGGGACACggctctgcctcctgtctccGTGGCCTCCTACAGCTGCTCCCCCTTCTCCACCAGGCTGGGCCTCCGTGCAAACCTGAAGAGTGTCGCATACCCTTCTCTACTCGGAAAGCCAGTCAGGTGCCCAGCACAGTGGCCACCACCTGCAGCCGCCCGCAGAGTTCCTGGGGCTGCAGCCCAAAATTAGGACTCCCTGCTGAACCCAACGAATAAAGCCATCACCTGCCTAAAAAGACCGGGTGTCCCTTCATTGCATCGCCCTGTCGCCTGGTCCCCTCATTTCCCAGCATGAAGGATCCCCCTCAAGAACATCATTACCCCTTCCCCTAGGTCCCTGCCAGCTTGCCACCTCCCCGAGCCCCTGGCACCCCGCCCAACACACTTACAGCTCCTTTGCAGGCTCCCTGTTTGCCCCCATGCCCCCCCACCCTCAGGATCAAAGACCTCTTAAGGGCAGATGCCAGGTCTTTGCTCGGTGCCTGCCTGGCACAGACCCTCTGCTGTGGGGCGGCCCCAGCCACACCCACCCCTATCCGTCTGAGcggcctccaccaccaccactcctggGTGCCCTGGGAGACTGCAGCACCCGTGCCTGGGCCTCCTGCCTCGGTTGGACCTGCAGTGCACTGCCCACCCTCTTCTTGCCAGGGGCCTGGCTCCCACCTGCCGGCAGCTCCCCGCAAGCCTCCACTGGCTCAGCACCGGGTCCAGGTTGTCCCTCAGCACCTCTTGCACTGCACCCACCTCTGGGGTCTCCCTGCCACGTGACTCTGAGCTCCCAGCCCACAAGGTGGTTCTCAGCCTGGGAAGAGGGCCTGAAGGAATTACCACCCCTACCTGACCCCTGGGGATTAAACCTCAGAAAAGGTTCTTAACCCTGTGGCTGACGGACTCTCAGGACCCAGACAGGGTTGCGGCGCCGACGTTCCTGGGACGGAGCACGGTGCCCAGCTGGTGGGAGCCGCTGCATTTACTGAACTGCCACACGGACCAACAACCAGATGCCCGGCCTGTGCCGTGTCCTGTAGGGCAGCCAGACTCTCTCTTGCCTCCAGGGTCACTCCCTGTGCACCTGGCCGCACTCAACCTCACCTGCGGCGAAGCCCCTCGTGgtgccagcttcccctcccccacccccaggtggcCAACACGCTCTGGGAGCCGAGGAGCAGGCCCTGCTCAGCAGAGAGCTGGCCCTCTGCACCCCGAGAGCATCAGGCATGGGGTGTGCGGTCTGCTCGCAGCACCTAGGTGAGGCCACCTGGGCCTGTGAGCACCACGAGGGCAGTGCTGTCTGCAGCCAGTGAGGGTGGCATAGCACAGAGGGTATCCCTGCCCGGTGGAACCCAGGGTGGGGTTAGAGTGGAGCTGGGGACCCCCCAGCTGGGGCGGCCACCGAGAGCTGCCCTCCAGGCAGACGTCCTGACAGCAGGCGCTACCCTGAGGTCCTCGCTGGAGCCGCCCTGGCCCCCCTTGGACAGCAGCCACTCCCCTCCCGCCCTGGACACAGCCAGGATCCCGCCGGCTCCCACGTGGCAGCAACGAGCAGAAGAAGAGCCCAGTCACTCACTCACCGTCTGGTTGTCCTCGTAGAGCTTCAGGTCGTAGCCACTAAGCTCCACGCAGAAGATGATGGCGGTGACGCCCTCAAAGCAGTGGATCCACTTTTTGCGCTCTGACCTCTGCCCGCCCAcgtccaccatcttgaaggtgaGCTCCTTGAAGGTGAACTTGTTCTCCACGATGCCCGTGGTCATGTCCCGGGAGCGCAGGATGTCCTCCACGGTGGGCACGTAGTCGGGCGCGGCGATGCGCTCCAGGTCGTTCAGGTAGTAGGCCGCGTTGTCCTCCAGGTGGTACTCGCTGGAGCGGCCGAAGCAGGCCTGCGCCCCGGGGTCGGCCCACAGCCGCCGCATGACACCCAGCAGCTCAGGTGTGATCTCGCCCTTGCTCTCGGCGGGGCCCGTCAGCGCGAACAGCTGCACGGCGTCGTAGGCGCGGTCGGGGTTGTGGAAGTCGATCTTGAGCGCGGCCAGGGCACGGATGATGCGGGTCAGCGAGTCGATGGCGTTGTAGATGATGAGCGGCTTGTACTCCTTGCAGGCCTCCAGGTTGAAGCCGCCGCTGTGGATGATCTTCATCTGCTTCACGATGGTGCTCTTGCCCGAGTTGCTGGTGCCCAGAAGGAGCAGCTTGATCTCGCGGCGCTGCCGCTGGCTCTCCGAACGCAGGTGGCGGTCAATTCGCCGGGACCGCCGTGCTGCCTCTTTCTCCTCTGAGCTTTGCCGACATCCCATGGTCCGGCAGCGGCGGGCCCAGACGTGGAGCACGGGATGGGGCGCCTCTCCCGGTGGCCACCGAGCGGGGGAGCTGAGACTCGAGGCAGGTGCGCCCAGTGGATGGGAGCCGGTGCCCTGGAGCGCTCAGTGTGGGTGGGGGGGCGAGGCCATGCCCCACTGCAGCCCTTGCCCTGGCGCCTCCTCTCTAGCTGGCATGGCTCTTGCGCTGTGGGAGGCGGCTGAGCCCTCCCTCAGGGACACTCCACCTCCCAGGGCCACCGCGGGGCCAGATGCACCGCAGTCATTCCCTGTCCTCCTGACGGTGGGAAGCCGTCTGGTCGCTGGTTGCTGGGGTGATGCTGCCGAGTGTGGCTGGAGGGCTGGCTGCCAGTAAGGATGTCACGGGCTCTCCCTGTGGTCCCCCTGCCTTGGGCATCCGCCTTCACCTGCCAACAAGGGAACAGCATGAGCCTCCTCCCACCGCAGGCTGGGTgggcagggaagccctggatggcGGGAAGCGGCCTGGGGAATGATGAATCAGAGCCCCCCCCCCAGTGGAGCTCAAACCCCAGCAAAACATGCCTGACTGCCACCCTGCACCCCTCCCGCCGGCCAGCTGGCCTGAAGCTGGCGCTCAAGGAAAGAGTGCCCACAGCTAGGCCAGGACCAGGCCTGAGGGTCTTCAGAGGGGAGAGAGCACAGCGACCCGCCACTCTGCCCTGCCCACCCGGACCCGGCGACCTCACCCTCGCCGAGCCTCAGACCTCCGTCTggtggtggttaggactccatgtggTGGTTCCGGACCCTCTCCTGCAGCTGCTGGCGCTGCACCCACATGTTTACCATGGGGTCCCAGACCAGGGTAACTGGGTGCTACCGACTCTTACCACCTCCCGGGAGTGGGGCCACTCCTGCTCTCTCCAGGGCAGGGGCTCTCAAATGGGCAGGGCGGTGGCCAGGTGTGGGCGGCAGGACAGGCCAGAGAGTAATGCAAGGCCATCGGGAAACAGCAAGTCCAGGGCAAGGCAGGGGCGGCCCAGAGGCTACCTGGTCCCAGGCCAAGCCTTTCAGGTCCCCTGCCCCCGCTGGTCAATAAGGAGCAGCTGTGCTCACACCTGGTGCCGGGCCTCAGCACCAGCTCTCTGCCAGCCCCCTGTTGACCCGGAAGTCTGGTCTGCATGCTCCTCCCAGGGCTCCCCCGACCACCTGCAGCAGCTGGGCTGGGTCCTTCCCACCAGGGCATCCCCAGAGCTCAGCCTCTGCCCCTTCCTGGGAGCCCAGGACGGCACCCCTCTCACCCCATCCACACAGCCTCTGTCCCTGCCTGGCTGCCTGCCCCCTGCAGCACCCCCATCTTGCCATGGTCAGCATCCACCCTCTAATGCCCCCGTTCTCCCCACAGCAGGCCCTGGGTGGGAAGGACCCCGAGTCTTGTCCATGTCCCCCTACCTGCCCGTCACTCTCCCAGCCGCCTCCATGCCTGCCAGTCCCCGCCATCCTGCCCTGGAGCTGACCCCGAGCCCGTTCTCTCCCTGGGCTCCCCCTGCCGCTCGGGGGGACCCTGATGCACCCCACTGCTCTCAGGGTGGCGAGTGTCAGCCCAGCTGTGTGGCCGGGCCCATGACCCCCGTCTCAGAGCCTGTCCCTCACTGATCACAGCACACCCAGAGCTGGTCCCCAAGAGGTAAAGTGGCCGGCACAGAGCCTGGTACCCAGCCagtgctccccccacccccatcacctgTGAGCGCCCCCCATTCTGCCACCTGGGCCTCCACCCTGTCCTGCCCCGCCCTCCGCGGCAGCACTTGGGcccggcacacagcaggtgcccgGTCGGCAAGGGGGGAGGGGTTCAGCCTTGGGGCGCTGAGTGTCTCCTGCTTCGCCGCAGCCCCACAGCCCACGGTGGGGGATGTGTACCAGGAGACGTCTCTGCTGAGAGCAGCGACTAAACGGCTGGTCATTCAGCACAGCCCCAGCAAGGATGGCGATCACGCTTAGAACAGAAGCCCCGAGATGACCCCCCTCCGGGAACGGGGTGGGTGCTCTCGAGCGAGTGTCGTAGGACGATGCATATAGGACACACACCCACAGGCACgtgccccccaacacacacatgcgtgcacgTACTGTGTGAGCAGAGGTCTGCGAAGTTATTTTCCAAGCAGCAATGAGCTCTATGTTGTGAAATTACAAGGGATTTGTGCATTTTACCATGTTTCCTATACTTCCCTCATGAACTGTGTCATAAGAAAGGTTTACAGACAAGAGTCCCGCCAGGGACTTGCCCTGGACCATAAGTATGTGCGACAGGGACCCAGTGGTTGCTCCCTGGTCCCTGCTGATGACCCGGCCCTGCCCTCGGCCGGCAGCCCTGGACATCTGGCTCCAGCCCAGCGTCTGCCCAGGGCCCCCAGTGCCCAGCCTCCTGAAGGCGATGCTGGCTACACTGGGGGAACCGCATGTTGACATTTCCGTTTTTCTCAGTTTTGTGTCTTAAAGTCTCAGGTACAGGCAGGCCCCAAGTGGCCAATTCTCCCTCAGCTGATCAGCGACAGGGACAAAGGTCACCCAGGAGAGCAGGTCCCTCCCGTTGTCTGGGGCCCCCAGAGACAAGCAGGCCCCCAGGCGCTGGGTCTCCCTGTGGTGACCCGTCTCTCGGAACATAGTTTAACCCGGGCAGGTGACACGGCATGGGGTCCAGTGGGCCTGTCCCCTGCCTCCGTGCAGGGCTGCACCTGAACAGACTGAACCGTCGGCCGCGTCCTCGCAAGCGCCGCACACGACCCCCCGCACCCAACCCCATGCAGCCTGGGGAGCCCACCCTCCACCTGGCTCTGGCATGGGACCCCTGCCTGCTCCTCACGGGCCAGCTCAGGCCCTCGTGGCCACCAGCGGGCACCCCACCTCTCCCTACCACGCCCGTCCCTTCTCTGGTCTCTCCCACCAGACTGAGGCCCTTACcaaacaccacatacaaaaattaacttaacatggatcaaagacctaataTTGTAAGACTCTTAGGAAAAAGCGTAGGGCAAAAGCTGCCTGACACTGGGCTTGGCACTGATTTCTCGGATAAGACACCAAAggtacaggcaacaaaagaaaaaacaaactggatttcatgaaaattttaaacttttgtgcaCCAAAAGACAGTATCAGCAGGTAAAGAGGCAATCCATGGAATGGAAGAAGACATCTGCAAATTGTAtacctgataagggattaatatctagaatatagagacaactcctaaaattcaacaaaaaacccaacatgATTCAAAACTGGGCGAAGGACTTGAATGGACATGCACAATGAAGATACATGAATGgccaataagaacatgaaaagatgttcatcactaattactagagaaatgcaaaccaaaaccacactaagataccacctcacacctataAGGATGGCTACTATTgaaaaaatcccagaaaacagTGAATACTGACAGacatgaagaaattggaacccttgcgcactgttggtgggaaggtaaaatgctgcagctactatggaaaacagtatggaggtttctcacaaaaataaaaacagaaccacctgatccagtaattccacctctgggtacctacccaaaagaattgaaagcagggtctcaaagaaatttttgtacacccatgttcataacagTATTATCCACAACAGCTAAGAAGCAGAAGCAACTcgtgtccactgacagacaaatggacaaacaaaatgtgataaaaatatatacgggaatgttattcagccttaaaaaggaaggaaattctgacacctgccacaacatggatgagccttggggacattatgctcagtgaaacaGGCCcggcacaaaaggacaaatacggCAGGATTCTAATTACGTAAGGTCCTTAGAGCAGTCAGgttcatagggacagaaagtagatggtgccaggggctggggagctgtTGCTTAATAGGGTCAGagtctcagtttgggaagatgaaaaggttctggagatgatggtggtcACGGTTGCACAAcgacgtgaatgtacttaacgccactaaactgtaccatttaaaaatggttaaaatggtaaattttgttatttgtattttaacacACCCATGAGAAAAGTGGGGCTGGCCATGTGGTCCTTGACCAGTGCAGCCACAGGGCAACGGAGGAGTATATGGGAATCGTGGCTGGGGGCAACTGTGCGTGTCGGGCCAAGTCTGGGAGCCAACTGCCACCTATGGGGTGGTGGAGCCTGGGGCTGTGCgcggacacagggaggggggtcTGTGAGCAGGGGGACCTTGGGACAGCCCCACCCCCTCGGAGGCTCCTGCCAGTTCGATCTCTTTGGGTCTGACTGGGCTTTCCTGGACCCCTGAGGACGTCCCCAGTCAGCCCTGAGGCACAGGGCCAAGGGCAGGACAACCACATCATTCCCTGGCCAGTAACTGTTCATGAGTCCCCAGGTCCCGACACCCAGGATGCCCCACCACAGTGCTGTTGGGTCTGGCTGGAAATCActgaggagtgggggagggaggggcactcgtggtgggggggcaggggtgcCATGGCGTGACCGGGGAACCGAAGGAAGGCAGGGTGGCTGGACCGAGACAGACGAGAGAggcacagggagggaggagggggcgggccgGCCAGAGGAGCCCCCAGCGCGGGTGCACATCCGTGTTGTGGTCGCATGCCTGTAGATCTGTGCCTGTGTCCGTGTGCAGGAcggcacacgtgtgcacacactgGTGTACGTAGTGCCTGCGTGCAGGTCCATGTACGTGTGTGTAGGGAGGTGCACATGCACATCTGTGCCGCTGCACATGGCATGTGGGGAACAGGCATGCACGTGGAGGAGTCAGGGCTCTGTCACTCAGTTACTTACTGGGCCAGCCGGCGGTGATGGAGGGGGGCCACTGCTGAAGACCCTTGATGGAGAAGGGTGGGCATCAGACCAAATGTAGCAAGTGAGCAGTGGTGAGGGAGGGGCCCAGTTCCagagagtggggtggggtgggggagggggcgatGCAGGCTGCACAGGTTGTGGGGCCGGCGTCTGGGAAGGAGGTGGTGAGGAAAATGGGACTGcgggtgcaaaggccctgagatggggACGTGCCTGGCATCAGAGGGACAGCAGGGATGCTGGAGGCTGGCGCCGAGAGTGAGGGGCCGGCCTCTTCCCTGAGTCAGGCGTGAACAGCAACCCTGGACCGGGAAGGCTCTGCACGCAGCAGTCCAGGGGACGGGGCTGTGGTTGGGTTCAGGGCGCCCCAGGGTCTGGCCCCAGGGCGGGAGGGGGGCTGTTCTTCGAGAGGGGACGCTGGGGAGAAGCGGCAGGTGCACCCCTGGCAGGCTCGGTCTACACATGTGGACCCACGGGGGCCCCCCAGCAGCTGTGGGGAGAAACTGGGTCCTTCGAGGGTCTTGACAAGCTCCATCACAGCCCCTCATAGGCTTCCCGGACTCACTGACCTGCCTACCTGTGGACCCCAAGGCTGCAAGGGCAGGACCCCAAACCCAGAGCCCACTCAGCAGCCCTGTGGCTGAAACCTGCTCTCCTTCCTGTGGTCTCAGGCACATACTTCCCTTCAaaacctccctgccctgcccccgaCCCCCAACCCCGGACCCCGGCTCACCGCCTGGCAGGCCCACTTGCCCTCCTGTCACACTGCCCTTCCCCAGACACAGCCCTCTCAAGTCTCATGTCACGGAATCTGGTGACGGCCTGGAGCCATGGGTGGGGACACGCTGCTGCCACCTCTCTGGGGCCTTTGCATATCTGGCGCCCTGTACCCTGGACGCTCCCCCATGGCCTGGCCCAGAGCTCCA from Globicephala melas chromosome 13, mGloMel1.2, whole genome shotgun sequence carries:
- the GNAZ gene encoding guanine nucleotide-binding protein G(z) subunit alpha, producing MGCRQSSEEKEAARRSRRIDRHLRSESQRQRREIKLLLLGTSNSGKSTIVKQMKIIHSGGFNLEACKEYKPLIIYNAIDSLTRIIRALAALKIDFHNPDRAYDAVQLFALTGPAESKGEITPELLGVMRRLWADPGAQACFGRSSEYHLEDNAAYYLNDLERIAAPDYVPTVEDILRSRDMTTGIVENKFTFKELTFKMVDVGGQRSERKKWIHCFEGVTAIIFCVELSGYDLKLYEDNQTSRMAESLRLFDSICNNNWFVSTSLILFLNKKDLLAQKIRRIPLTVCFPEYSGQNTYEEAAVYIQRQFEDLNRNKETKEIYSHFTCATDTSNIQFVFDAVTDVIIQNNLKYIGLC